From Sus scrofa isolate TJ Tabasco breed Duroc unplaced genomic scaffold, Sscrofa11.1 Contig53, whole genome shotgun sequence, the proteins below share one genomic window:
- the LOC100154572 gene encoding olfactory receptor 8J1-like — translation MARGNFMWVSELILTGFSEHPDLQLPLFFVVLVMYGLTMAGNLIIITLTSVDPRLQTPMYFFLRHLAIINLGNSTVIAPKMLTNVLVKRHTTSYYECATQVGGFLVFIVAEVFMLAVMAYDRHVAIGNPLLYMVVVSQRICLLLDSLTYFYSFSTSVVTSSSVFSVAHCSSNVINHFCCDTGPLLALSCSDTSFPERVVFISAATNLVSSIIIVVVFYFNIVLSILRICSTEGRKKGFSTCVSHMMAVSVFYGTLKGSFKIHF, via the coding sequence ATGGCTCGTGGAAATTTCATGTGGGTCTCTGAGTTAATTCTCACAGGTTTCTCAGAACACCCAGACCTACAGCTTCCGCTCTTCTTTGTGGTCCTGGTCATGTACGGGCTGACCATGGCTGGGAACCTGATCATCATCACTCTCACCAGTGTGGACCCTCGACTGCAGacccccatgtatttcttcctccgACATTTGGCAATCATCAACCTTGGCAATTCAACTGTCATTGCCCCTAAAATGCTCACCAACGTTTTAGTAAAAAGGCACACCACCTCCTATTATGAATGTGCCACCCAGGTGGGAGGGTTCTTGGTTTTCATTGTGGCTGAGGTTTTCATGTTagctgtgatggcctatgaccgccaTGTGGCCATTGGTAACCCATTGCTCTACATGGTGGTGGTATCTCAGCGGATCTGCCTTCTGCTGGATTCCCTCACATACTTCTATAGCTTTTCTACATCAGTTGTGACTTCATCTTCTGTATTCTCAGTGGCTCATTGCTCTTCCAATGTAATCAATCATTTTTGTTGTGATACTGGACCTCTGTTAGCATTGTCCTGCTCTGATACTTCCTTTCCAGAAAGAGTAGTATTTATATCTGCAGCTACAAACTTGGTTTCTTCCATAATTATAGTTGTGGTATTTTATTTCAACATCGTTTTGTCCATTCTAAGGATATGTTcaactgaaggaagaaaaaaaggcttttccACTTGTGTATCACATATGATGGCAGTGTCAGTTTTTTATGGAACACTAAAAGGtagttttaaaatccatttctgA